The genomic DNA TTTAGTTCTGTCCTTCCTCTAtgctcttctccttcttcctcatcAGATGACCCCTCATTCTCTGCTGAGGCCCACCCGTCCCCGTGCTGTCATGTTCTACTCATGTCCCACTGCCTGGCAGCACCTCCATGTGGAGGTCCACTTCTAACCTTCCTCCAATGTCCACCCACATTCTTTTTCCTCTAAAAAGCAGTTAAGAATGCTTCCCAGTAGAATAAATTTCTTAACTTCTTAGTACTTTTTCACCTACAACTCTCATAAAATATGTATCACATTCTACCTCTTAGCTCCTCTGCTACAATATATGTAACAGAGAAAGAGGGGAAAGACTTTGCAGACAGGAGAACCCTTGCAGTTGtacaggaaggagggaagaagtcaCTAGAGAAAACCTAAAGATGCAAGAGACAGAGAACATCCCCTCTGAGACTGAACTAGCAGCCCCTACCAGACAGACAGCAGGACAGGACAAGGGGCTTGGCAGTGACAAGGACAAACAAGGTCCTGCCCTCACAGAACCGCCCCATCTAGCAGGAAAGACAGGAACCAGACACGACATTCCAGGGGCACGTGCTGCAAATGTCAGGCACCCACACACAGGGTGGGCAGTCAGGGGGCTTCTCGGCGTGTGTGGTGGAAAAGCCGAGCAGGCGTCGACTGGCGGAAGGGGGCAGGAGAGCCGTCCAGGAGGGCAAAGAGCGCAGGCAAGGCTGCAAGCAGCCGAGGGGCAGACAAAGGTGGAACCGCAGGTGGCGGCTGGGTGATGGCTGCCAGCCTTGCTCCGGTGACTGTGTCCCTCCTAAGAGCTATGGAACGCAAGTAAGAGCTTTATTTCTGTGTGCAGCACGACAAATGGACGGGAAGGGGCAGAAGTCTGTTTAGGAAGAGCGCTCAGAGATGACTGCAGTCACTCACATCAGCGGTATTTTGGCCTAGGGTGGTAAGAGCCACTGAATAGATCAAAGTAACAAGACTTGGGAGAGACTGGTTATGAAAAATGGGAGAGATGGTTCCCAGGTTTTTAACTTGTGCAAGATGGTGACAGTCAAGGCCAGGAACAATGAAAGGTTGTGGTCATGTTTGGTTCTGCACTTGCTGAGATGCCTCGGGGCATTCATGTGGACATGCACCTTCTCTGTAACCCAAGGAGAACgagaggattcaatgagataaaaTACACGCACTGCACGTACACAGAACCTACACGCAGCAAGCAGTTAATAAACAGTGGCTCTCCTTCAAAAACGATCAAGGCTCTATATTACCTTCAGGACTACGTCCAAATTCCTAGCATGGCATGTACTAAAATCCACCATCTGGCTGCAGTCTATCTTTTccaactgttttctccttacttaGCCCTTCAAACCCCATGCCTCAGCTACGTGCCCCAGAACTGTGCCTGAGGGGACAGATTCTACACGCCAGCCCTCCAGCGCTCCCACAGACCCCAACTTCACCTGTTCACAGCGAATCTCAGGCCCCATGAAGGCCTGGCTTCCGTTATCCCTCCTCTGGGAGCTTCTCTCTGTACTTAACCCACGGTGATTCCTCTCTTTCAAATTTCGAGCACTCTCTCGGCAACAGTGATGTAACAACGTGAGACAGAGTTTATAATGTGGGTTTTCACATGTATTGTATCTTACTTCCTAGCTAACCTCCAAGGGTTCTGTTCTGCgtccgccccccccgcccccaccccagtgtcttaaccactgcaggcagtcaataaatattcactggcAAATCTATCAGTGGGTACACTTTCAATCATGACATATTAGATTTGGGTGGGCACATCTACATACCTTTAAGATTTCAGGATCCGAAACCATAGTTATTTGTTGCTTGACTTCAGGCCCCATATTTACAGGATCTTCTTGTTTAATTTCAGGGTTTGTACACAGCggtgcttctaggttaaattcagGGTCCATACCTACAGGTAATTTCTGCTTGGATTCAGGGTGTGTGCATAAGAGAACTTCCTGCCTGGATTCAGGGTGTGTACATAAGGGAACTTCTTGCTTGGATTCAGGGTCGGTGTACATGGTAACTTCTTCCTTGGATTCAGGGTGTGTACACATGGGAACTTCTTGTTTGGATTCAGGGTCTGTGTACATGGGAACCTCTTGTTTAGATTCAGGGTGTGTACACAAAGGAACTTCTTGCTTGGATTCAGGGTCTATACACATGGGAACTTCCTGCTTGGATTCAGGGTGTGTACACACAGGAACTTCTTGCTTGGACTTAGGATCTGAACTCATGGATAGTACCTGCTTGTCCAAAGTTACTACACCTTTAGGTTTTTGGAAAAACCATGGAGATTTCTGTCCTGGCAAAAGATATGATGCCATTCCTTTATAAAAAAGAGCTTTGTTTGGCCCCAAAGGTAACATCTCTTCCAGCTTCTTCTCACCTTGATGCAACCGAAGAACTTTACATATGTGGTCTGCTACAGCTAAGATAATGTTACCTTTTTTGTCAAAGTTCTCTTTCACAGAGGTATAAGAAGACAAGCACTTGTAACGAAAGCTTTCGAACATGCCTTCTGGGATGATGTCGTTGCCAAGCAGGCAGGCCAGTAGAGGAAGGTCGGACAGGCTGAGACCCAGGCTCTGACAGAGCTTCTCTCGGCAGAGCATGACGGTGTCCAGACTGTCAAGGGAGAGCTCACTGATGGAAAAGTAGGGACAGGTGTCATAAATTAAATAGTCAGTGTCTTCTCCAAGAATCCCAAGACAGTTGTTCCGGAGGCCGTAGGAAGCCACCTCATAGTCGGCCTCCTGTAACGAACACAGAGTTTCCTGACCCAGGGCCTTCAAGGCAAACTGAGTGAATATGGCCAGCCCTGAGGGGATGAAGAACATGTTTCTGCCAGGCTGCTCCCTGTGGGACTTGATATAATGGAAGATCTTGGCTATCTCCCTGTTGTTCTTGAGTCTTCGTTTCACCCACTCGTCTCTCTTGGACTGCTCCACCATGCCATCAAAGAAGAATATCAACTTGATGCCAACAGCTGTAAAAGTTTTCACAAATTCTCGCAAAGAAGAAAAGTATTCCCGCCACTGGCCACCACAGATCCAAGATTCCGGCGTGTACCAGTATCTGAGGCAACACATGGCGTCGACCACAATGGTAGGAGTCCCTCCAGGATGCCTGCTTCGGTGGTGCTCTGCCAGCTCTTTGAAATTTACTACCATACATATATGTGGGCAGCTACTTCCCACAAATCCATGTAAGCCTCTCACACCCATAACTGACCTCCTGGAAAGGatctggaaaggaaaagaaatgagtacTTATGGCATTATCTCCAGACATATGGCGCCTTTCAGAGCAAACACAGACAATATTTAACATTCACTCTCTGTCTCCAGCATGACACAGAGCACGTCACGCTGGTCAGGAGCCTGAAGAGGCTTCCCCGGACACACCCGTGGGGCTGCACCTGCGAGTGAGGTGCTGAGTCGGACTTCCACCAGGACAGCACAGGGCAGCACTCTTTTAAGATTGTCACTAAGACTACTATTCAAGAGATTTCTCAACAAAGTTCGAAAACAGGTTAACGATTTCAAAGAAGTTAATACTGCCCATCTAGGAGCTCAAACAGAAGTTAATTTTGAAAACGTAAAATGTAAAATCGGTACGTGCAACACTGATGTTTCTCAAAATAATTGTGCTGAGTGAAAGCTGGACCAAGGAGTGCACACTGCATGATCCCACTTACGTAAAAGCCTAGCCCACTGGGAGCTGAGCTGCCCGCAGTGGCGAGAGCCCTGTGGTCGCCCGCAGTGGGGCAGGAGGAGACAGGGACTGACAGAGCGGAGACAGGGTGATGGGACACATTCACCACCTTGGCTGTGGGGATGGTGTCACGGGTGAACGCATGCTCAACCTCTCGAATCATACACTGTACATACGTGCAGTTTCCTCTGCATCAAGTGCatctcaataaaggtgttaaaaagaaaactacatgaaAATTCACTAGGCCAAATGCAGCAACATTTGAGGTGGTGACTGACTGACTTTGGATGGAAAACTGCCCattctaaaatgtaaaaacacacaaaatagtTCAAAGGGTCAGAATTCACACTCTGGAAAAAATTTAAGCAGAGTCCTTTATGTAATAAGTATGATGTCCTTACGCATAATAAAAGCTGTAATATAGCCAGTAACATCCATCAGTAGTCAGACATCTTTTATCTTAACGGCCTATTCTTTTCATCAGGGCTTCCCATCctccaataaaacaaaacaaaaaaacccttattATGCAAACAGCAGCACAAGAGCGAATGGTGCCTCTCCCAGGCTGGGGACTGAGGGCCGGAGCCCCAGGCTGCCCACGCACAGCAGTAACAGGTCCTGTCTGTGCCCACTGCCTGCCAGACAGCGCTGCGCACTCAAGGCACGTCTCCACTCTTCACGACAACCCTGGCGGGTAAAAAACTATTAGCCCTATTTCAGTAAATAAATTACTAGGCTGGGAAAAGGCCCCCTCGTGATTTATCTTTTAAGAATGTGCTGCCTGTTAATGGACCCTTGCCCCTAAGAGAATTTGAAGTTATCTGTTTAACAGCCATTAATGATAAAGACTATCTAAAAACTGAGTGGACACAAATAGCACACATTTAAGTTGAAATTGAGTGAGGCCTTGCTCATTAAGTTGTTACACATAATGGATCCATATACCCCAAACCACTGTAGACCTATTACTAGCATTGGGTTCATCTTGGGAAGGTGTGTGTTTCTGAAGCAGACGATAGACTTCATAACATGATTATCTCAGCCATAAGGTAGTTCTCCAGTCGGGCCCTCTGGGCCTGGTGTGGAAAGGAGGTATGTTTCAGAACACAATGTCAGACTGTACAAAATaccaaaatggatttaaaaaaaaaaaaaaaaaggcaaggtcTGTGGACGACGAGTGGATCCTGGATCCGAGGTAGGTCTTACCCAGCGGGAGGCTGCCTCTTCTATACTGTGAGAGGAGGCCTGCTTCTTTCCCCGGGCTCCGTGAGGGGTGCTGAGGACCCTCCCACCAAGCCCACGTGGAGACGGAGCCAGGAGGGCAAGCCCCGGCACCGCCTTCACTCCCACCCCACACAGACGTGGGTCCATTTGCGCAGCAGCTCTGCCACATTTGCGTTGGCTGCCTTCCCGCACCGATAAGAAGACATTTTTGTTCCAAGCATTTTTCTACTAAAACTGCAAGTGACAACACTGAGTTTCTTGAAACACTCCCCTCTTTATTCTGCAAGAGGTCGGGCTCAGCCTCTGCTTTGATTTTATTCAAATGTTTTTCCTCCTTGCTTACCCCAGTAGTGAAAAGCtcactattttttaaacatgtaCTGGTGTTTCCTGTCTTTCACACTGCCAATTTCTCACAGTTTGAATCACAAATTACCTCAGGAATGTCATGTTACAATGTGCTCTTCTATGGCACTCACAAAGACAATTTTGGATAGGCAAAGGTTTGGGGACTTGGGCATTAGAGGAGGATGCCTTCCGGCACTTCGGCTCTTCAAAGCGTTAATGCAGTGTTAGCCCGCCATCAATGCAGTCAGTGTGGTGTGAAAGGAGATGCTTAAAAAGAGAAGTCTGTGGCTATCAcctttttaaataactttcttctgttttttaaagtcttttattgcTAACAGCATATACTCTAAAGGTAGTTTTTAAGATGATTGCAAACACATATAATatgattatataatatatattgtaaaattatacctgtatatatacatatataaaatttcacTTATTCTACCTGCGAATTATACAGGAAATTGTCATTATCTAGATAACTGTTGtctggaaggaaaacaaaatttacGTCTCACTAGGCAGGAGTCCCACTGCCCAAAACACCGTCTGGGAGTCACATGCGCTAATGCGGGCCTCAGGGCAGAAGATGTCACCCTGTCAGATCCCTGACACCCAGCACAGTATAGGCACATGAGGGCCTGGCAAGCACTTGCGAACGAATAAACAGATAAAGGCATCAAAGGGCAAGTGTATAAAGAGAAATCAGGAATCAACAAGTTTATAGATTCCAACTGCGGGCAAAGAAGGAGTACAGAGTAGAGTCTGCCCTTGAGTAGCTGACCAGCTGGTTCGGGAAACAAAGCATCAGTGCAGGAGATTTTAGGAAGCAGCAGCAGGCACACAAGTGCAGCTAGAGTGTGTAATACGGGAGGAGGCCTCGCTCCTAGCAATGGCTCCGTTCTCCTTACACCCAGACCAATCCCAATGTACTGGGCTACCAGTAAATGAAGCCTGGAGAGAAAAGCCCAGAAGCTCCTTTATTCACAGTCTTTCAGCGGACACACACTTAGAGAAATGAAGAGAGAGGCAGGGCTCAGCAAAACACATATGCACCCTATCTGCCACTGAGAGAACGGGGTCAAAAGCTACACATGGAGAGTCACTCTGGACACAGGGACAGTGAGCCAGTTCCGAGCGCATCTGAAGAGCTGGCCAACCAAAGTGAGCTTTTTAAAGTTGGAGACGAACTGGGTTAATGTCCTACAGAAATAGAACCATAACCTTTGAATAGATCTTTATCAGACAGAAATAATGTCTCGACAAGACAAAAATCTACAAGTTAACATGTAACATCACGGTGTTTGAGCTCTCGTGAAGAGTAAACAGCAAAGTAAAACAGAGAGGGACCTTCTGTTAGAAAACTGAATAATCTTGGAAGGATCTCTTGGACAATGTCCCAGGATTCAGTGAAGAACATACAGTCCTCTTTTTCCGTTGCTTCGTGTCTGAGTCTTGGACAATTGTTCTCTCAGTGGTAACCTGctgcctgggcctgggccctCTCATGAGGCCCCTCACACCTTGAAGTGGAGGGTCTGAAGtctgctctctcctctcctcccccttagCCCCAGCTAAAAAGAGGAACTTACAGGGACCCTTTCAACACAGCAGGGTTAAGAACAGGGACTGAAAATTCAGAGATGAAAACGTGTCCCAGGCCAGCACACGATACACAGCAACTGCCCAGTGTTTGCTGGAATTCACGAATGCACAGCCAGGGCAGCGGTTCACCGAGGGTGGTCCCGGGGGGGCTGCGCCCAGGCTGGTCTCCCTGCGTCAGAGGCCTCCACACGGGACTCGCGGAACTACTGGCCAACAcgctctccttgaccaaacttagGCTCCTGGGCCCTCTTCTCGACAGGCCTCCACCTTGAGCTGCAAGGTCATCCTTACCAATTTCAGCCAGATTCCTGCTGAGTCAGCTTGAGCAACCCCCCCCCCTTGACACGTGACCCTCCCCAAGATCGGGTCTAGCTGCTCCCCCGCCCTCCGGTCCCACTGGCCCTCCCTCTGCTGCAGGCTCTCAATCCCCCGGTGTCTGTGCTGTGTTCGAACTTGAGCCCGCCTCTCTCCCCACTCAAGTCTTGAAGAGAGTCCTTCTCACTGTCTTAACAAGTGTCAGGGGGATGTTTTAACGCTAACTCCAACctcaataaagtttattcaaagtAGAAATGGAAAGCCTACAGCCGTCATGACTCCAGACTCAGGGTGCCCTCCCTGGAGGACCCTCCGGACCACAGTCTGGCCATGACCACTGACGCCAACATTCAGAAAACCGTGCGTGGCAGATGGAGTTGGGAGCTCAACCCCTCCTGGCTGCGTCCTAGGGAAAAAGACAGAACACTGGGCAGCACAGCACTGCTGACAGAAGGGAAGGCTCTACAACAAAACTGAGCTGAGTTGAAATTCTAACCTCCACGCACTAGCAGTGAATCTTGGAGCAAGTTAACTTCATTCTTCTTATATGCAAAATGAGGTTTATAAGACTCAATTGTTGTGatgcaattttatttatattataaatttggTCATCAAACATTTTTCATTAGTTGCTAaagtttagtgaaataagcccaGCACAAgtcaaaattattaaattatctcaaaatttaaaacaaagccaTATAAATTTTAGTCAGGCTTTACTGTATTTATGATTTTTACTAcctatattactttttaatatcaGGAACgtacttatttataaaatttttttttctgattaaaaaagtaGCCACGAAAAAAAAAGTCGCCATGTTCTTTGCAGAAATTAAGGacagcacagaaagaaaaaaaactactcATAATCTCATCTTCCAAGGATGACTACAACAAACATTTGAGTAcgtatttctagtttttttaattattcattgTTACTAAAAATTGGGATCATGCTTTTCTATGATCTACTTCTGTGTCTTAGTTTATTATGAATATATTGCCAAGTCATAACGTTAACCTTCTCCTGCAGTGTCACTTTTAATGGATGCACCATGTAGACATAATAGGAGTTATTTAACCCTACTGTTGAACATTCATTTCCAATGCTGCATGCCATAAATAAGAATGTCAATCACATCAGTGAATACACATCTCTGAACACACTATCTCTGATCATTTCCTTGGGATTAATCTTAGATGTGAAACTGCTGAGTCAACGCAAAAGCACATATTGGTCATTTTTCCCCAGCTGTAGTTGTAACTCATTCACACTTACTTCTCCTCAGTGACACCAGGTAACTTTATTTAGACATAAATCgggtttattcattcagcaactaCCTTTGTCATCACTACAGCAGACGTGGAGCTATGACTAAGACAGATTAGGGTCCCTGCCTTCTGGCAGCTTATGCTCCAGCAGGAAAACCTCCAACAAGCAATGATCACTTGGGTATTACTATAGGGCAGAGAAAAGCAGAGAGCGTGCATAATATTCAGCAGGAAGACCCAACCCAGACCTGGGATCCGCGACGGCCCTCCCGAGGAAGGGCAGGCCAAGCGGCCCTGACATGAGGCAGAAGAGCCAGCAGGCACagccagagggagggggagagcagGCGGACGGGGGGCGTGAGCGAGAGGAATAAGGGATGAATCTTTTTTAAGTCCATAAagtgtcttttttattattaaatcagTGTTTCTAAGGTGCTTAAAATATCTGTTCTATTAGGTAGTTTAACCTGCAACTTTATTTACTGTATCATAAATGTGTTCTTCAACatggaaaatgggggaaaaaaaacaaaaacaaaacccctcagTCTGGCCAGAACCTCTGCAGTAAGGGAAGAAGAGTCTGGAGAGATGAAGAGGCGCAGCGACCAGAGTCTCCACAGCCGCACGCACGTGTACACTGCATCCTAAGGGAAAGCAGATGCTGCTCAGGGCTCTTAAGCAAGCGCTTTTTAGAAGCACTGCCCTGCCTGTGCTgcggaggagggagagaggcaggccgGACTGGAGAAAACCAGCTACCCCGGGCACCGCCCAGCACCCTCCCTCACGTGGATGTGGAAGAACCCCAACACTGCAGGGAGGCAGAGCCCTGTTTCCTGCTGCAAAATACAAAGGAGGGTACAGAGAGGCTCTtctgctcccccccacccccccatataCCAAAGATCTAGCAGCTGTGGGCACAGCAACGAGCAAGACAAAGTCCCTAAGACATGCACCTTGAAAGAGGGAGCAAAGGCTCAGGGTCCGTCAGGAAAGAAGCAAGCCTGGGGGTGCGCAAACACATGTCAAAACACACCAAGCCGTACACTTTAAATACGTGCAGCTTATTCTACAAGCCCCACGGCAGACACCCCTCTCGTCCCACTGGCACACTATCAAGTTTTGTTCAGACTTCACTGTGAGGCACGCCTGCCAGCGACGAAGGCAGGAATGGCTGCCTGCTGGGCGGCAGCCAGCAGTGTGTGCTGCTCAGtcacctgcctgaggtcacaaaCAGCAACGGCAAAGCCGGGATTTGAATCCACCTGCCTCCGAAGCCGGTTCCTCTCACTAGGGGAGCCCCCACCCCAACACTGCACTTCAGAGTGATCTGGCTGCCGGCGCGCGGAACACCAACTCGCATGGCAGTCAGCCTGCGGGGCACGCGCTTAGCCCAGAGCGCTCCTTTCTGAAGGTCCTCCCAGTCCCAGGGGCCCAACAGAACATCTGGACTGAAGGAGCAACCCAGAAGGCTGGACCCTGGGCCTTTCCCCACCCGACTGCAGCGCTACAAAACCCCTTCAAGTCAATGAacatagaaaaggaaaatgtCTGCCACCTACAAAAACTTACGCCTCATGTATCCAGAATTTAGGATAAGACtccaatataaattttaaaattcacaggtaaaactgaaataatttattcataAACGACTT from Eschrichtius robustus isolate mEscRob2 chromosome 9, mEscRob2.pri, whole genome shotgun sequence includes the following:
- the FAM120B gene encoding constitutive coactivator of peroxisome proliferator-activated receptor gamma, yielding MGVRGLHGFVGSSCPHICMVVNFKELAEHHRSRHPGGTPTIVVDAMCCLRYWYTPESWICGGQWREYFSSLREFVKTFTAVGIKLIFFFDGMVEQSKRDEWVKRRLKNNREIAKIFHYIKSHREQPGRNMFFIPSGLAIFTQFALKALGQETLCSLQEADYEVASYGLRNNCLGILGEDTDYLIYDTCPYFSISELSLDSLDTVMLCREKLCQSLGLSLSDLPLLACLLGNDIIPEGMFESFRYKCLSSYTSVKENFDKKGNIILAVADHICKVLRLHQGEKKLEEMLPLGPNKALFYKGMASYLLPGQKSPWFFQKPKGVVTLDKQVLSMSSDPKSKQEVPVCTHPESKQEVPMCIDPESKQEVPLCTHPESKQEVPMYTDPESKQEVPMCTHPESKEEVTMYTDPESKQEVPLCTHPESRQEVLLCTHPESKQKLPVGMDPEFNLEAPLCTNPEIKQEDPVNMGPEVKQQITMVSDPEILKVARAHHVQAESYLVYNVMSSGEVECSNSLEDAMDQALPSQAFVYRPVRQRVYSLLLGDGRGGASTCPTVKEWFVYSGNPLRQPDLVRPLQMNIPGGTPSLKLLWLGQEAGLQAQRLDTLLACFDLSFSREELQVVESPFQALCCLLIYLFVQVDTLCLEDLHAFIAQALCLEGKTTMELADLQLDHVDPRAVQLGTLLVRGLTTLVLVNSACGFPWKTSDFMPWNLFDGKLFHQKYLQSEKGYTAEALVEQNRSRLTRLHALKSVVCKACMKENRPIVSRRHWRSHHSGRRGRQGPSAHRTSSGYSRSGQGQHWRDQGPGSRQYDPDQWRRY